From the genome of Mya arenaria isolate MELC-2E11 chromosome 5, ASM2691426v1:
cgccgacgccggggcgagtagtatagccaacctattcttcgaatagtcgagctaaaaatgcgatactatggtggcatataactgccgtaatatagcctgttaacgttcgcgaattgtttcgtgtttaccacttaattttcgcgataattatctagctatctagttgcTATTCGCGAAACTTTTTCGGTAAGAtgaatatcataaattaaaaattggcttgaaagtgcccagaactgccacctgttaCCATTTTTAACTGTACAACACTAACATGTTAACCAGtaatggtttgcgaattccacttaataagtgaCATAATagctggttaactagataagattcgtgttaccacttatcaaaaatgcacttttggctTCTAGCtgtaactggttatctagttatggtttgcgaattccacttaataagtaacatcataactggttaactagataaaaTTCGTGTTacaagttatttataaatatatttatacaactggTTATCTACTAATGATTTGCGAATTTCACTAAGTAAGTGGTAGCACGAATCTTGTCTAGTTAACCAGTCAGTATGTTACTTACAAAGTGGAATTCGCAAGCAATAAATATATACCCTGTAAGCGCCTGAATCTTGAATGCATTTATAGGTAACTGGTAACACCAGTCTTTAATtctgtttttagtcttatgatatttatcttacaaaaCGGGTATCGCGAGTactaactagatagctagatagtTATCCCGAAAATTTAGTGGTTAACACACAACAATTCGCGAACGCAATCAGGTTATCTTATGGCAGTAACATGCCACCATACGATACAAATgacacattaaaatatttttatctatacacaACAGTAGATACTCAAGCTGTTTTAGGTATTCTAAAtccttgtttaaaatatgagaTTCGGACAATAGACATAAAGTCCTAAAATACATTTCAGAAATCAAAAGAACAAATCGGAGAATTGTGGATCAAATCCCTGTGAGTCAGTGTTGCCCAGTCCGTTCTCCGCCGCAGGGTCGTTGACACCGCCAGCGATGTGCGCCGGCAATGACGGGTTCCCCGACCCCCCGTCCGTGTCCTGGGTTGCGTTCAATTGCTTGGCAATGGGCGAAGTATTTAAGTGGTAGTGGTGCATATGGGCGTGTCGGCTCTGTGATTGGTGGAACGGACCCTGCATCTCCGGCATATTACCATTATATACATTGGTATGAGTTTGTCCTAGATTACTAGAAGCAGTGTTACTTTGAATGTTAGTCATGGCAGTACTGTTGATATTTGGTCCGTGATAAAAGCTGTAAGGTTGTGATAGGCATGGTTGAAAATGTTCTGGGAGCTGCACCTGATGATGAActtgttgtaattgttgttgttgctgctgctgttgctgctgctgctgcatgTGCTGTTCATGCAATCTATATTGCTGCATTTGAGATTGGTTATACCGATATGTCTGTGGCTGGTTTTGTGGCATTGTGTTAGATGGTTGTCGTTGAAAAACTCGCGGATTGTGCGACAGAGCCATTCTAACAGCTATATGATCTTGGCCAGGGTAGCTAGCACTCACCTGACCATGCCGATTCGGGATCCCTTGATGGAAATCACGATTATGGTCACCGACTCCTTGCGAGTATGTATCACAATGTCCTGGAACATGACTGTATGCCTTACAGCGTGATGTGTCATGCATGCGGTGATACAAATGTGGGTGACTGTGGTCATGTCCGTCACCACTTCCAAACTGGCTCCTTTCCTGCCGTAACCCCGTCTGCTCTTCCAACTTTCGTCGATGGAGCTGCTGCATCATCAGAAGCCGCATTCTGTCTTTCATATTTCCTGTCATCTGATAAGTAGTTGGGTCTTTCGTATGTCCCAAACTTGGTTCCTTGACTGGATACTGTACCGCACCTAATTGGTTTCCATTGTCCCCCAACCTCGACACGTCACTCATGTCCGGGCTTGATGCTGGCGAGGGGTACCGCATATTCTGAAACGGCGCGAAACCTCTACCAGAACGCATCATGTGCGCATAACGCGATGCAAGCAGCTGACGCCGCTCTAGCGGCATGGCATCCAAATCGTGTTGCGTGAGGGAGGCGATACCGCGGCCAGCCATCCCCTGTCTTGCTGCCACACCCGCGGGGTTATCCATCCGCGTCCGGACAAGAGGTGATAATCCGCCAGCAGGGTTTGGCGTGCTATCTCCATCAGAAAAACGCCGAGAATTGGCTTGAAAAATCGAGTACAGCGCAGTGCTGTGATTTTCCAATCCGTTCTGCGCAAACCCGTTAACCATATTGGTAGGATGTGACATTTTATCGTTGTTGTATGCATTGAATACTATCCCGTTATTTGCTCcaataatttcattcaaaattgcTTCAGTTTCATCACCGTCCATATTATTTAGTGAAGCGGAAGCTGTGACGAGATCAGTGAGACTGGGTGTTTTATGGTGCAATGTTACGCTAGCCCGGCGCTGCTCCGCTAAAGGCAAGGGCCCGTGCTCTTCAGATTTTACTTCATCTGGCCCCGACTCTGCATTAGCGCTTCCCGTTCGGATACCGTTTACATCGTTTGACACCGGAACTGGCTcgatagtttttgtttttaaaaacatggaaGCAGGCgagttatatttgtttgtacCAATTGTGTCAgaatttaaaaatgacaaatcaacaCTAGCAGAACGTTTTAGAGTTTTTGGCAAAGGTTTATTGCCAATGTCTGTATCATGCTCAAGCAATTCACGAAGGAGTTGCGAGTTCCGCAGTATTTCATCCTTTGACACTGTAACGTTAGGGTTTACCTCGTTTGATTTGGAGACAGATCTGGTACCGTCCGGGCTGCTTTTCATCGTGATGGCATTAAGTTCGTTCATTTCACTTTTCGTCGAACTAGAATCAGACTCTTtgaaatttttcaaaacattttcaaaatcttctatCTCTGTTTTTatagttaatgtttttttggtaAAGTTCACTGAATTGTCTGCATTGTGATATGAAACCCAGTCAGTCCTTTTAAAAGTCCAGTTGTTTCCATCTACTGTCTGGAATGACTGTTCTGAtagaatatcatttttaaacttttcaaactCGGAATCACTCAAATACAGACTATCCGAGGGTAAATCGGTTTTGTTTTTAGGAAGCTCGCCTATGCCTTTTACATCTACTCTTTCTAATGAGTCAAGGATTAAATTAatgtcactttttatttcattatcgcCTTTATGACCGCTCTCATCCTTTAACGAATCAGTTTCggcaaaactattatttttaaaacttagaGGCGTGACAATGGCAACCGGTGGACATATATcgataacattaattttagcAGGTCTTTGTTCTTCCAGATTGTCATTCACTCGACGTTCGTGAGCTGCCTTTTCACTTTCTGTACCCAGATATATGTTTTCATTAGtgtgttctatttttaatttcttattgAGAGCTCCGTTCGCTCCGTCCAGTTCTCGAGAGGCGTTCCGCTTCCTGGAGCGACTGTCTGTCACACCAGCCTTAGTCACCAATACCTCTGCCCACGGCTGTTTACCCTGACCTAACATGGTTACGTGCACACTGTCGCACACTTCTGCCTCTTCTGACAGAACCCTATCTCGGGCAGCGTCTTCCTCCGCAGTACATTTTTCAAGGCCTGCCACAGCGCTCTCAGTCTCATCATTACCTAGATGGATTTCAGTTATGTCGTTTTCGTCCAATTCTTCGTAGATATTTTCGAAAGTTTTCATGGTAGGGACAGTTCGGCTGTTCTCATTTATAACCCTGTTATCGTACGTGAGTTCTCCGTTAGACACTTCTTGACGTTCCAGCAGCTCAAGTGACGCGTCCACGTCAATTTTCGGGCCGCCCTCGCCGTCCCCTTGGCCCTGCCCGTCCATCTCACACCTCGTCAAGATACACCGATTAATCCTGTAAAATGGTATACACCATAAGTGTTTCTTTTGAACTTATATTTTAGTTGTATgtactgaaaaaataaaaataaaacaaaacatgtaagtTTCGATCCAGATACAATGCACTTGGTATATTTATTGAGTTTACAAACTTAAAGTAGGCTTACTGAGAAATGGGAACAAACAAGTGTTCACATTGTGGATTATGCTGTTTATCACCAGCCGTGTAGTGAGCTCCATGTGTTTACATACCGCGAAGTTTAAAACCAGAATATTTTGGGGTGAAGACGTCACTTCCGTGGGGACCCATCACTGCACCACCTGAAGAATACAACCAACATATTGCGTGATTGTTATGATTATAAACGTTATTAACAACCGGCGAAGTTACCTTCATCGTTGGTGGCGGtgataaaaaattgatgttaagGCTATTCAACTCTATCTATTGCATGACCCTTGAACCACGTGAACGATTATAACGCTACCGAGTTTTGGTAATGACTTTTCTGGTAGTAAAACACGTTATTAAACTCAAATTTCGGCACGATGTCATAGCATTCAATTTATCTCGGCAAAAAGGTACGCCATGGAGGCTATTGGTGATTAATTCTCACTTCAACGGACTTCCCGCATACATAAATAAGCTTATAATTATGACGTACCAGTTTGATCAAAAGTAGATTTAAGCCGACAGTAGAACAGAAATGGAAGTGCTCTTCGAAATTTAAAGGTGCATCTTTTATTAATTCAAAGGTACACCTCCATCTTAACTTAACTACTTGTAGAAGGCGACTTTTGACCCAGTTGGACTTTTCTATGTCAatattggaaataaaaataataaaagaccAAAATGCGCCATTTCAGACATAAAATAGTAAGTTTTCCTTTGCTAAAGATTGAAACATGTTCATGAGctgttgtgttgtttgtttgttgtgtttgtctAGTTTGTGTTTTGGCCTTTCAAAGCCACTTTTGCATGGAGGCCATACCTTATTCAGgctgaggaatcacgtgacttcaacggggtctCACATGGGTCATCACGGGTCATAACCGATGTAAacgtagaagcagaaaatattatagtatttgttaggctaagaaatatttccatttttttttctctcaaaaacgTTATGTTGGAATTAATATCACTTTCTTGTTTACAAGTGcgaaatattttggatttgcttgtattttaacgatgcaatccttggccaaaatttcaatttgacggaattttgtagaacgatgcaacgctgtgtgcgccgtggGTCTTTGTTTTGTATGCATTTCTTAATGATTAGTAATATTTAAGAAGTCAAAgttcaaagttatttttgttcatttttttcattagacGAATTGTTTGTGAAATGTCTTTTAGTTCCTTTAATGATATCCATATTTCAAGAATtgctgttgttaacgtgaatttTATATAGGTTGCTGATAACGTGAATTCTTCTCACCAACATAaagcaatttatatttaatctgTAGGCtttacaaattaataattccatgtttttttttatttaacttaataGTTTGAAATACTCCCTCAACTGTgacaataatgcatttaacatttatcTATTATTCAAAATTCGTTCATGACATGTATTTATAACCATCCATTTGatcgattttaaaatgttaaatgtatgttCTAGGTAGTCCGCCATGGGGATACGTCCCCAATACCCATTGTCCCTCTGTAGGAGACGaaatcatgttttatgatatGAGTCAATATCCCTTGagtgaaattatttaaaacttcgCCCTCGTAACGTAAAAATTAAAACCCTTCAAAGTTATGGATGTAGTGGAtgcaataacaatttattttatatattatatgattgCATTGTAGATTATTATAGTCACAcgaatgtaatttatatactgAACTCCGTAAAAGATACATTTCTAAGTACTACTGGTCCAATCCTAGTATGTATAAACTGAAACAACTCTTCGAAAGAACTAATAATTCTAAACTGAGAAAGTTGTGCACatacacatttacattttatgttttggaaAATTTATTCATTGCTTTGTATGTATTGAAGGTTGATATTTTTGttcgtgtattttgtttttctcacggGTCATATGATTTATTGACCctgtattcaaataaactataaatatatatataatcatattccATGTTTTGCATGGCCTTtatacttttactttttatacTTTCACTTTTTACTGCATAACACATTGGAAGTTTGAACACTGTCATGAATAGTATTTATATAGTATTACGCGCGAACTTACGTAACGTGACGTCACGGCGTTATGACTTAACGTCGACGTCACTTccgttattttgtttatatgatacTTGAGTAAAAGGATCAAACCTAACACGACGTATTATTTACTTACTCAGTCTCATAggcggatccaggggggggggggggcggacccggcgcccccccccctaaaattttccaagtatatgtataaattattaatatcgttCAATCATTGTAGATAGCTTTTAAGGTTATGATTTGCTccacacaaaaaaatagatctcgATTTACCGTGGTTGTATCGAACATCTATTTGGCCACATTGGACTCTTATGAAACATAATTGGTCCGAGACGTTGTGGAACGCTCTTATCGATTAATTTATCTATGATGACGTATTCAGTAGAATGTGTTAGCGTTTGGCTATCCTCCGTTTTTACGGCTATACGCAGGAAGTAAAACGCCGTTCAATCGGACACATGCGTATTTTTGTAGTGAATATCGGACGGCTGAAATACATGCGGGGAATATCGGAcacaacagttattttaataaaatatgttctggttTTATTCGACATTGTGTTGAATGTATTAACCCTGAGAAGTCAGTGAAACAGACGTTTGCTCGTCTGTTTCACTTTTCGGATCGTTCGTCATAATgactaaatacaatgtacagaATAGCACCCAGCAGACTACGTTctgtgcaaacatttttttttatttgtcttcacatttcTATGACTttggaagtattttaaagtttattactaTAAGCGACTGTCTTATGCTAAACAAATCTGTTCGAAAGATTGATATGGCGGGAGTGTCAAACAGCTTTGAATCATATCAGACGCCGAGTAGCTTGTCATCTTATATGGATCCAAGCTGTTTccatattaattatatcatcAGCCGGAAAGGAGTTAATATTTCACCTTCTCTGAATATATTCGCAGAAGTCAGTATAAAGcgacttaaaacaataaactagaAATTAATGGCAGTAAATTTAGAATAAGATCAGACGCTGCTTTGGATGTACGGCATATGATCTGAATCTGCACTGTTAACAACTCAAAATAACCACATGCCGTCTACATTGATAAGTTAAGACCCTGCTCAGATCAGACGACACGTAACGTAGAATACTTAATCGGACAAAAACATTGTCCTACTAAAACAATTTCCCACTATGGCGTCAATTTATATCTGCTCGAGATGCTAATAcatgcgtatctatgaagtaaatgGGTAATTTCGataaagttttgtttgtaaCCCTAAGCATGCCGATAGCGACCGTAGTGATGTCGTCAACCAGATTGGATCCGgatcagacgccgagtaactcggcgtctAATCCGGATCCAAACCGTTTAGCAATCCAGTAACATTTTCACCAAATCCgataatatgaaacaagattAACTTAAGAGATCAAATACACGAGAATTCAGCGGACTACTTGCTTAAAGCAGACACGTTCACTCGGGGTCACTGAACAAACGTTAAAGTTTGCCCAATAACTGTATGaattactttttcaattttacCAAGGTCTTTCAATTTATGCGGGGAAAAAAACTTGATCTATAGGGAGGTGACGATCAGCTTAACGGCGTTACTACGTTAAAAGTGTCTCTCGCAGTTCAAGCTTTGTAAAAACAGTGTAAACTATGGAACGCCGGGGCGcaatgcttcttgcgaaatgTGAAATACTtcatgctttttgcataatgcttaatgttttttgtaaaacgCTTAATGCTTtatgcgaaatgctttttgCGAATTGCTTGATGCGAAATTCTTTTTGCGAAATGCGAAAAGCTtcgattcaatatttttaccgTTGTTAGCATAAATTGAGCAGaatcattttgtatgaaatgaaaaaagaaacacattaatttgaaaaatacttttatctgcatgtaatagaggtgaaaaataatacgtttgttgtgtctattcattagaataacatatataaacacacaaatacaatataatattcagaaacGGTAAAGTAAAGAGGTGTCCTAGAGAAAATATGCCAGAAAGTCAGTTAGATTGCGAATAGCAAGATGTGCAACTCTGTATATTGCTGTAAACGCGTTGGTTAGAAAGAGTATCGTTTCTTCCACCGTATGATAATATTTCtgtagcagtatcagtagccTATGTCTTACATCCCCTTCACTGCCGGGAGCAGTTCGGAACGTGCACAATATTTCGTCCGattcaatttgattgtgttatgccatatgcgaaatgctttttgggaaatgatttttgtgcaaaatgcgagatgctaaatgcttttaaaatgcttcatgCGAAATGCGAGATGCGAAGGAAATCCGTAATTCAGGAggtgttactatatttagatttcACATAGCACGAGCTTCCATAATTCCGTACACGGCCATTCGATTGgtcgaaaatgaaactattgttctataattatatagcatttgcataacgcatttcgcaagaagcattgAGCCCTGGCGTTCCATAGTAAACACATGCAATAGTTTAAGAGCTTGAGGCCGTCGCGAAGGCCTCCGACCCCCTGAGttaccatgaaaacacatgGGGCCCTTAGCGGCCAACAGAAGTCAATTTCagaagttacgcccccccccctaaCTGAGAaacctggatccgccactgaGTCTAACAAAGATGTTTTTGGTGCCGTGACATAGCCAACATGCAACTAACAAAGCTAACTTCAATGCGAGATGGACAAAGGAAAGTTGTCGAAAACCTACTTTTGAAGTTTGAAGAGGAATTATCTAATTTCAAGCGTATCAAGTTGCTGGAAATTCTAGCGGAGAAGGCGGAAACCTTCAAAGCCTTAAGTGAGAAAGTCATGCAGACATTGCTGACTTGGAGACGGAGCTTGTTGAGAGTGAGGAATACTCTATCGACTTTGAATTAAAACGCCTGACACTCCGTAGACAAACACAACATGAATCCGAGAACACAGACTTATCCAAGAGTGACGAAAACAAGAATCACAATGCAGAGGCGATACGGATAAACGAACCGTCAGCGCCATCGGAAGTGATGCCACAGCTTTATCACAAATTGCCTCACCTTTCGCTGCCGAATTTTAATGGTGACATAACCGAATGGCAAACTTTCTGGGAGTGACTGCTACGAGTCATCAGTGCATTCGAACCACACCCTTTCTGATGTTTAAAAATTCAGCTATCTGCGATCATTGTTACATGGAAGCGCTGCCTCAAGTATTGCTGGTTTGCCATTAACGAATGCAAACTACGCAAAGGCCGTTGATCTACTGAAAGAACGGTTTTGCCAGACGCATAAGATCATCAGCACGTATATGCAGTCCTTACTAGAACTGCCACGGCCGGAGAATACTCCACACAGCATACAGACTTTCCGTGATGAAATGGAGGCATATATCAGAGGCCTCGAGTCCTTAGGCCAGTCTCAAGAATCATACGGCGACTTGTTGGTTCCCATCATTAGAGACAACTTCCGAAAGAGCTGAGACGTAATATGGCCCGTGACCATGGCGACCGACCGTGGACGCTACCGGAAGTGAGACGAGACATTGGAACGGAAATCAACGTGCTACAGGAAGGAGAAATCCCAATGTTCCAGGAGCATCACATGCCAACAACATCCTTCCTTGCCGTAAAACAGGAAGCAGACGCACAAACGAAAGGTATCGAAACAAGTTACAAATTATCTTAGTCGAGTGACATGTGCTTTTTGCAAGGGAGATCACAAATCGTCTGAGTGTGAAAGCCTAGCCAATGTTGATGAGAGAATTGAATTCGTGAAACGTAAAAGATTGTGTTTCAATTGCTTATTAGACGACCATCAAGTATCCGTCTGCAAGTCAAATTTCAGATTTCGCAATTGTCAGTGAAGACATCACGCCGCTTTATGCAAACAACAGAAGACAATAGGCAAACTGATCACCGAAACAGCGCTTTTTCAGTCAAAGACAGACAGGCAACCGGACACTGCCATACTGCACTCAACGACACAACACCGTCCAAATGTTCTTCTCAAAACTGCCATTGCTAGCATGAGTTCCGAACAATATGCAACAGATGCCAACATTTTGTTTGACGAAGGGGCACAGAGGTCATTTATTACTGAAAAATTGGCAACCAAACTCAAACTAAGACTGGAATTGAGGCAATCCACTTAGTTTTCTTCGGTGACAGCACACAGAACGTGCGACAAATGGCGACGGCGACAGTGAATCTACTTACAGATGGACATGAGAAAAT
Proteins encoded in this window:
- the LOC128235768 gene encoding putative uncharacterized protein DDB_G0291608, which gives rise to MDGQGQGDGEGGPKIDVDASLELLERQEVSNGELTYDNRVINENSRTVPTMKTFENIYEELDENDITEIHLGNDETESAVAGLEKCTAEEDAARDRVLSEEAEVCDSVHVTMLGQGKQPWAEVLVTKAGVTDSRSRKRNASRELDGANGALNKKLKIEHTNENIYLGTESEKAAHERRVNDNLEEQRPAKINVIDICPPVAIVTPLSFKNNSFAETDSLKDESGHKGDNEIKSDINLILDSLERVDVKGIGELPKNKTDLPSDSLYLSDSEFEKFKNDILSEQSFQTVDGNNWTFKRTDWVSYHNADNSVNFTKKTLTIKTEIEDFENVLKNFKESDSSSTKSEMNELNAITMKSSPDGTRSVSKSNEVNPNVTVSKDEILRNSQLLRELLEHDTDIGNKPLPKTLKRSASVDLSFLNSDTIGTNKYNSPASMFLKTKTIEPVPVSNDVNGIRTGSANAESGPDEVKSEEHGPLPLAEQRRASVTLHHKTPSLTDLVTASASLNNMDGDETEAILNEIIGANNGIVFNAYNNDKMSHPTNMVNGFAQNGLENHSTALYSIFQANSRRFSDGDSTPNPAGGLSPLVRTRMDNPAGVAARQGMAGRGIASLTQHDLDAMPLERRQLLASRYAHMMRSGRGFAPFQNMRYPSPASSPDMSDVSRLGDNGNQLGAVQYPVKEPSLGHTKDPTTYQMTGNMKDRMRLLMMQQLHRRKLEEQTGLRQERSQFGSGDGHDHSHPHLYHRMHDTSRCKAYSHVPGHCDTYSQGVGDHNRDFHQGIPNRHGQVSASYPGQDHIAVRMALSHNPRVFQRQPSNTMPQNQPQTYRYNQSQMQQYRLHEQHMQQQQQQQQQQQQLQQVHHQVQLPEHFQPCLSQPYSFYHGPNINSTAMTNIQSNTASSNLGQTHTNVYNGNMPEMQGPFHQSQSRHAHMHHYHLNTSPIAKQLNATQDTDGGSGNPSLPAHIAGGVNDPAAENGLGNTDSQGFDPQFSDLFF